A DNA window from Actinokineospora baliensis contains the following coding sequences:
- a CDS encoding phage tail tape measure protein: protein MAGAVGKLAALGAAAGGVADQVTAALDSEALGDKLAAQLGAVGPDAERLGDTAGRLYAKGYGTGLDQVTEAVRAVVQNIDGLASAAPADLDRIAAKATTTAQIWDQDLGGVTRAVGQLLRVGLVSSADEAFDVITRGFQRGADKSGDFLDTLNEYGTQFRDLGLDATTATGLLSQGLTAGARDADKVADALKEFAIRAKDGSAVTADGFRAIGLSAADMAAKFAKGGPEAAAALDLTLDRLRAMPDPVRRSQTAVALFGTQAEDLQQALYALDPSTAASALGTVAGAADEAATTFRDNAQTRLDSFWRSLQDGAINVIGGKVIPIVERVASVAATVLGPACTAVGNVLNSAIIPAFQKAAQWISANRGPIEFVAGAIVAMLLPALVSMGVQSTVTAVKSLILWTTTKASALGSLLAQSAQIVLFVAKMTWMGAQSLIQAAKVAAAWVLAMGPVGWIITAVVGLVALIVANWETVKQWTADAWNAVWGFVKNAAEFIWNLFLNWTLPGLIIKHWDTIVAVFQAALHKVIAVFDWLGELPGKIGAFFRNAKDAAVGKLVELIDWAKGLPGRVVSAIGDIGSNLVSVGMDIVRGIVRGLGNAASWIKDKLLELARNAWNAVLDFFGIASPAKQGIWAGRMIGLGLARGILAMTGTVAGAADALAESAAYAVPDVSLSLATDQTDAHQQLPHRAPTDPAGWGSGTRPPGPPGDGAPGAAPTVTVNVSTDADPHAIGAAVAWSLRTGGR, encoded by the coding sequence GTGGCCGGTGCGGTCGGCAAGCTCGCCGCGCTCGGTGCCGCCGCCGGGGGCGTGGCCGACCAGGTCACCGCCGCACTCGACAGTGAGGCACTCGGCGACAAGCTCGCCGCCCAGCTCGGCGCCGTCGGCCCCGACGCCGAACGTCTCGGCGACACCGCCGGACGCCTCTACGCCAAGGGCTACGGCACCGGCCTGGACCAGGTCACTGAGGCCGTACGCGCGGTGGTCCAGAACATCGACGGACTCGCTTCTGCCGCTCCCGCGGACCTCGACCGGATCGCAGCCAAGGCCACCACCACCGCCCAGATTTGGGATCAGGACCTCGGCGGGGTCACCCGCGCCGTGGGGCAGCTGCTGCGCGTCGGACTCGTGTCCAGCGCTGACGAGGCGTTCGACGTCATCACCCGAGGATTCCAACGCGGAGCGGACAAGTCCGGCGATTTCCTCGACACCCTGAATGAGTACGGAACGCAGTTCCGGGACCTCGGATTGGACGCGACCACCGCAACCGGTCTCCTTTCCCAAGGGCTCACCGCCGGTGCGCGCGACGCGGACAAGGTCGCCGACGCGCTCAAAGAGTTCGCGATCCGCGCGAAAGACGGATCGGCCGTCACCGCAGACGGATTCCGCGCGATCGGACTGTCCGCAGCAGACATGGCCGCGAAGTTCGCCAAGGGCGGACCGGAAGCCGCCGCCGCACTGGACCTCACCCTGGACCGCCTCCGGGCAATGCCCGACCCGGTTCGGCGGTCCCAAACCGCGGTGGCATTGTTCGGCACGCAGGCCGAGGACCTACAACAGGCCCTGTACGCGCTCGATCCCTCCACCGCCGCGTCCGCGCTAGGCACTGTCGCCGGAGCCGCAGACGAAGCCGCGACCACGTTCCGGGACAACGCGCAAACGCGTCTGGACTCGTTTTGGAGGTCGCTGCAGGACGGTGCGATCAACGTTATCGGCGGCAAGGTCATCCCCATTGTCGAACGCGTGGCATCGGTTGCCGCGACCGTTCTCGGACCAGCGTGCACGGCCGTGGGGAACGTGCTGAACTCCGCGATCATCCCCGCGTTTCAGAAGGCCGCGCAATGGATCTCGGCGAATCGCGGGCCGATCGAGTTTGTCGCGGGCGCCATCGTCGCAATGTTGCTCCCGGCCCTGGTCAGCATGGGTGTTCAGTCCACGGTCACGGCCGTGAAGTCGCTCATCCTCTGGACCACCACCAAGGCCAGCGCGCTTGGTTCACTCTTGGCGCAGTCGGCGCAGATCGTTCTTTTCGTGGCCAAGATGACTTGGATGGGCGCGCAGTCGCTGATTCAGGCCGCGAAGGTCGCCGCCGCCTGGGTTCTCGCGATGGGCCCGGTGGGGTGGATCATCACCGCCGTTGTCGGATTGGTCGCGCTCATCGTCGCCAACTGGGAGACGGTGAAACAGTGGACGGCCGATGCCTGGAACGCGGTCTGGGGGTTCGTCAAAAACGCGGCCGAGTTCATTTGGAACCTGTTCCTAAACTGGACCCTCCCCGGTCTGATCATTAAACATTGGGACACGATCGTCGCCGTCTTTCAGGCCGCCCTGCACAAGGTGATCGCCGTGTTCGATTGGCTCGGAGAACTCCCGGGCAAAATCGGGGCGTTCTTCCGGAACGCGAAGGACGCGGCGGTGGGCAAGCTGGTCGAACTGATCGACTGGGCGAAAGGGTTGCCGGGTCGCGTGGTATCGGCGATCGGCGATATCGGCTCGAACCTGGTCTCGGTCGGTATGGACATCGTGCGCGGGATCGTGCGCGGACTCGGTAACGCCGCATCGTGGATCAAGGACAAACTGTTGGAGCTGGCGCGCAACGCGTGGAACGCGGTGCTCGATTTCTTCGGTATCGCAAGTCCCGCGAAGCAAGGAATCTGGGCCGGTCGCATGATCGGTCTCGGCCTCGCGCGCGGCATCCTCGCCATGACCGGCACCGTCGCGGGCGCCGCCGACGCGCTCGCCGAGTCGGCCGCCTACGCCGTGCCCGACGTGTCGCTGTCGCTGGCCACAGACCAGACCGACGCGCACCAGCAGCTGCCGCACCGCGCACCCACCGACCCCGCCGGATGGGGCAGCGGTACGCGGCCACCCGGACCACCAGGTGACGGAGCGCCGGGAGCGGCCCCGACGGTCACTGTCAACGTCTCGACCGACGCCGACCCGCACGCCATCGGCGCGGCCGTCGCCTGGTCCCTGCGCACCGGCGGGAGGTAG
- a CDS encoding phage major capsid protein, with product MPVQQEPASSAERRDYAHPVELRSAPSGALAIRGYAYVFDSLSLDLGGFRERIAPGAGRDALASGDQIATFNHNPNAPLGRIGAGLRVGEDERGGWYEVDLPDTSTGRDVAELVRRGVLSGSSFVFTVADHQADQTWTRDEATGDLIRTVTRFGAIPELGPVLTPAYPDTTVALRARERAEALLPSPALPSERGPALTVTAPVVEPAEDRARVEHQLQSAADEGRPDAEARLLAALDKLDILVERRSAEQLAAQAETESRDLLLSLLDQHRATPDRADAAVDEIAELRALGLGERGPLELRATLGVNVDATNKQTGKATPARTLYRRLTDLMGERSFVVSGGAETLTTTGAEAIDFPRVKPADAPEAPVPEAGAFTESYPSTDKVEVGAAKRGYISWLSWELVNDDVVDLVGYLVRTAGPNLAYMYNRVHVANLLSQVDPTLVEDESAATAPPDDVVADWVIDLSLAIPSSAEANARWVTGRKVVRKLRKLKDREGRYLLRSLDEGSSLTLAGRPLVREVAMDSRSDLLFSDLTGYVVRRAGTLRVEKTTDAKFTSDEIGFKFALREGGGLVDPTGTALLKLPEVL from the coding sequence TTGCCCGTCCAACAAGAACCGGCGTCCTCCGCCGAGCGCCGCGACTACGCACACCCGGTTGAACTGCGGTCGGCTCCCAGCGGCGCCCTCGCAATTCGCGGTTACGCTTATGTATTTGATTCTCTGTCCCTCGACCTCGGCGGTTTCCGTGAGCGCATCGCCCCTGGCGCGGGCCGTGACGCGTTGGCTAGTGGGGACCAGATCGCTACGTTCAACCACAACCCCAACGCGCCCCTCGGCCGCATCGGCGCCGGGCTGCGCGTGGGCGAGGACGAACGCGGTGGCTGGTACGAGGTCGATCTCCCGGACACCAGCACCGGCCGCGATGTCGCCGAACTTGTCCGGCGCGGCGTGCTGTCCGGATCGTCGTTCGTGTTCACCGTCGCCGACCACCAGGCCGACCAGACGTGGACCCGCGACGAGGCCACCGGGGACCTGATCCGCACCGTGACCCGCTTCGGCGCCATCCCCGAGCTTGGCCCCGTGCTGACCCCGGCCTACCCGGACACCACCGTCGCGCTGCGCGCCCGCGAGCGTGCCGAGGCCCTTCTCCCCTCCCCCGCCCTGCCCAGTGAAAGAGGCCCTGCCCTGACTGTCACCGCCCCCGTGGTCGAGCCCGCCGAGGACCGCGCCCGCGTCGAGCACCAGCTCCAGTCCGCCGCCGATGAGGGGCGCCCGGACGCCGAGGCCCGGCTTCTGGCCGCGCTCGACAAGCTCGACATCCTCGTGGAGCGTCGCTCCGCGGAGCAGCTCGCCGCGCAGGCCGAGACCGAGTCCCGGGACCTGCTGCTCTCGCTGCTCGACCAGCACCGCGCCACCCCCGACCGCGCCGACGCCGCCGTGGACGAGATCGCCGAACTCCGCGCGCTGGGCCTGGGCGAGCGTGGCCCGCTGGAGCTGCGCGCCACGCTCGGTGTGAACGTGGACGCGACGAACAAGCAGACCGGCAAGGCGACTCCCGCTAGGACCCTGTACCGGCGACTGACCGACCTCATGGGCGAGCGCTCGTTCGTCGTCTCCGGTGGCGCCGAGACCCTGACCACGACCGGCGCGGAGGCGATCGACTTCCCGAGGGTCAAGCCCGCCGACGCCCCCGAGGCTCCGGTACCCGAGGCGGGCGCGTTCACCGAGTCCTACCCGAGCACCGACAAGGTCGAGGTCGGCGCCGCGAAGCGGGGCTACATCTCCTGGCTCAGCTGGGAACTGGTCAATGACGACGTGGTCGACCTGGTCGGCTACCTCGTGCGCACCGCAGGCCCGAACCTTGCGTACATGTACAACCGGGTGCACGTGGCGAACCTGCTGTCCCAAGTGGACCCGACGCTGGTCGAGGACGAGTCGGCGGCGACCGCGCCCCCGGACGACGTGGTCGCCGACTGGGTCATTGACCTGTCGCTGGCGATCCCCTCCTCCGCCGAGGCGAACGCGCGGTGGGTGACCGGCCGCAAGGTGGTCCGCAAGCTGCGCAAGCTCAAGGACCGTGAGGGCCGCTACCTGCTGCGCTCGCTGGACGAGGGGTCGAGTCTGACCCTCGCCGGTCGCCCGCTGGTCCGCGAGGTCGCCATGGACAGCAGGTCGGACCTGCTGTTCTCGGACCTGACCGGTTACGTCGTCCGCCGCGCCGGGACGCTTCGGGTCGAGAAGACCACCGACGCGAAGTTCACTAGCGACGAGATCGGTTTCAAGTTCGCGCTGCGCGAGGGCGGCGGACTGGTCGACCCGACCGGCACCGCGCTGCTGAAGCTGCCCGAGGTCCTCTAG
- a CDS encoding phage terminase small subunit P27 family — MSRISGIPSGNAREPAAVAGAPTVHTGRAPRVPAGLGRVGREVWREVWAAGDGAYHPVTDRWVITRYCDLHERRAALVAEIDRDGLSVEGSQGQPVAHWALRYVESTERELRAIEATLGLNLEARLRLGLAASAVRKQSLSEFLDDE; from the coding sequence ATGTCCCGCATTAGTGGTATCCCCTCTGGAAACGCACGTGAACCGGCTGCGGTGGCAGGTGCCCCCACTGTGCACACGGGGCGTGCTCCTCGTGTCCCGGCCGGGCTAGGGCGTGTCGGCCGTGAGGTGTGGCGTGAGGTCTGGGCGGCCGGGGACGGCGCCTATCACCCGGTGACGGATCGGTGGGTGATCACCAGGTACTGCGATCTGCACGAGCGCCGGGCCGCGTTGGTTGCCGAGATCGACCGGGACGGGTTGTCGGTGGAGGGGTCGCAGGGGCAGCCGGTGGCGCACTGGGCGCTGCGCTACGTCGAGTCGACGGAGCGGGAGCTCCGGGCGATCGAGGCGACCCTCGGTCTGAATCTGGAGGCCCGGTTGCGGTTGGGCTTGGCCGCGTCTGCGGTGCGTAAGCAGTCCTTGAGCGAGTTCCTTGACGACGAGTAG
- a CDS encoding DUF4082 domain-containing protein has product MSVFAPAGPVSVASNDRGGISLGTRLTAAVAGRAAGVLWFCPVGWDGSASPVYASLYSAAGVLLARTTVTGPTPGAFVTITFADPVPVEAGAEVTAAVWLPRRTAGADYAFTAGALASPRTVGQLTASTATYDYSDVAPNHPTNSTGTWFGVDVVWQPETGGGTSPIPPGYPTPATTGPQAGTVLTDYTGPTTLPPGVYTGVRFPALGQGAYESSAAGLVFRDCVFETGVVLRGDGLTVERTRVAGGLSLSGVSGAVLSRVDLHESGTDLLHVTSDTGQCANITVTDSCLRDPRPIAGAHADGVQVRGVRGLTIRRCAVDMGPWVLVEGADVLNAALFFEDANGGNSDVRVTGCWLNGGGYTLVSGAVSGDYVLTGNRWGPDGHYGPVTLATAPTLARDNRARADNALVLADTVGAEDLNLTWGRLMTGWRFEVVPW; this is encoded by the coding sequence GTGAGCGTGTTCGCGCCTGCCGGGCCTGTGTCGGTGGCGAGCAACGACCGGGGCGGGATCAGTCTCGGGACGAGGCTTACCGCCGCTGTCGCGGGTCGGGCTGCCGGGGTGCTGTGGTTCTGCCCGGTCGGGTGGGACGGTTCGGCGTCTCCGGTGTACGCGTCGCTGTACTCGGCGGCCGGTGTGCTGCTGGCGCGGACCACGGTGACCGGGCCGACGCCGGGGGCGTTCGTCACGATCACGTTCGCCGACCCGGTGCCGGTGGAGGCCGGGGCCGAGGTCACCGCCGCTGTCTGGCTGCCGCGTCGCACGGCCGGGGCCGACTACGCGTTCACGGCCGGGGCGCTGGCGTCCCCGCGGACCGTGGGGCAGTTGACCGCGTCGACCGCGACCTATGACTACTCGGATGTGGCGCCCAACCATCCGACCAACTCGACCGGCACGTGGTTCGGGGTGGACGTGGTGTGGCAGCCGGAGACCGGCGGCGGTACGTCGCCGATCCCGCCCGGCTACCCGACGCCCGCGACCACCGGGCCGCAGGCCGGGACGGTGCTGACCGACTACACCGGTCCCACGACGCTGCCGCCCGGGGTCTACACCGGGGTGCGCTTCCCCGCTCTGGGGCAGGGTGCCTACGAGTCGAGCGCGGCCGGGCTGGTGTTCCGGGACTGCGTGTTCGAGACCGGCGTGGTGCTGCGTGGCGACGGGCTCACCGTGGAGCGCACCCGGGTAGCCGGGGGCCTGTCGCTCTCGGGGGTCTCCGGCGCGGTGCTCTCGCGGGTCGACCTGCACGAGTCCGGCACGGACCTGCTGCACGTCACCAGCGACACCGGCCAGTGCGCGAACATCACGGTCACCGACTCGTGCTTGCGGGACCCGCGTCCGATCGCGGGAGCACACGCCGATGGTGTGCAGGTGCGCGGCGTGCGCGGTCTGACGATCCGGCGGTGCGCGGTGGACATGGGGCCGTGGGTCCTGGTGGAGGGCGCGGACGTGCTCAACGCGGCCCTGTTCTTCGAGGACGCCAACGGCGGCAACAGCGATGTCCGTGTGACGGGCTGCTGGCTCAACGGCGGCGGCTACACGCTCGTGTCCGGCGCGGTGTCCGGCGACTACGTGCTGACCGGCAACCGGTGGGGGCCGGACGGGCACTACGGGCCGGTGACGTTGGCGACCGCGCCGACGCTGGCCCGGGACAACCGGGCGCGCGCGGACAACGCGCTGGTCCTGGCGGACACCGTGGGCGCCGAGGACCTGAACCTGACCTGGGGACGACTGATGACCGGCTGGCGATTCGAGGTGGTGCCCTGGTGA
- a CDS encoding phage portal protein, whose translation MTGLLSRAAERRTAPAAPPPMREATSAAEVFGTDADPEPVLTPEDALAVSAVYACVRLLSDTIATLPLDAFLRVGTRRREIAAPPAWVRKPNPDMGRIAFLGMVMTSLLLTGNAYILVSRDRAGRVVALDVIPTHLVHPRYARVAGRRVIVYELSTTDEDGIPQVLGVLGSRDVLHLRGLPLAGSLTGVSPIRAAAVTVGLALNAQDYGYEFFGGGALPGAVVSVPGTMTAAGLKAARATWRTIHGGRGNRHGLAVLTEGATFNKISISPDEAQFLETRAFQVPEIARLFGVPPHLIADASGSTSWGSGLAEQDLAFAKHSVRPWVERIEEALSELLAADLGQPNAFVKFGLDAMARASVKDRYEAYRVALNNGMLTRNEVRALEDLSPDTTGYGDHFLLPSSLALVGADGVTSLAASPVSA comes from the coding sequence GTGACGGGCCTGTTGTCCCGAGCGGCCGAACGCCGCACCGCACCCGCTGCTCCTCCTCCGATGCGGGAGGCCACCAGCGCGGCTGAGGTGTTCGGCACCGACGCCGACCCGGAGCCGGTCCTCACCCCGGAGGACGCCCTCGCGGTCAGCGCGGTCTACGCCTGCGTGCGTCTGCTGTCCGACACCATCGCCACGTTGCCCCTGGACGCGTTCCTCCGCGTCGGGACCCGCCGCAGGGAGATCGCCGCTCCACCGGCGTGGGTGCGCAAGCCCAACCCGGACATGGGGCGGATCGCTTTCCTCGGCATGGTCATGACCTCCCTTCTGTTGACCGGCAACGCCTACATCCTCGTGAGCCGCGACCGCGCCGGGCGGGTGGTGGCGCTCGACGTCATCCCCACGCACCTGGTCCACCCCCGCTACGCCCGGGTGGCCGGTCGACGGGTGATCGTCTACGAGCTGTCGACCACCGACGAGGACGGCATCCCACAGGTGTTGGGGGTGCTGGGTTCCCGAGACGTGCTGCACCTGCGCGGCCTGCCGTTGGCGGGGTCGCTGACCGGGGTGTCCCCGATCCGGGCCGCTGCCGTGACCGTGGGCCTGGCCCTCAACGCGCAGGACTACGGCTACGAGTTTTTCGGCGGTGGGGCGCTTCCGGGCGCGGTGGTGTCGGTTCCCGGCACCATGACCGCCGCCGGACTCAAGGCCGCACGGGCGACGTGGCGCACCATCCACGGTGGACGCGGCAACCGGCACGGTCTCGCGGTGTTGACCGAGGGCGCCACGTTCAACAAGATCTCCATCTCCCCGGACGAGGCGCAATTCCTTGAGACCAGGGCCTTTCAGGTCCCCGAGATCGCGCGATTGTTCGGCGTCCCACCGCACCTGATCGCCGACGCGTCCGGCTCCACCTCGTGGGGTTCCGGCCTGGCCGAACAGGACCTCGCGTTCGCCAAGCACAGCGTCCGGCCGTGGGTCGAGCGGATCGAGGAAGCGCTCTCCGAGCTGCTCGCCGCAGACCTCGGCCAGCCGAACGCGTTCGTCAAGTTCGGCCTGGACGCGATGGCCCGCGCGTCGGTGAAGGACCGGTACGAGGCGTACCGCGTCGCGCTCAACAACGGCATGTTGACCCGCAACGAGGTCCGCGCCCTGGAAGACCTCTCACCGGACACGACCGGCTACGGAGATCACTTCTTGTTGCCGTCGAGTCTGGCGTTGGTAGGTGCGGACGGGGTGACGTCGCTGGCCGCAAGCCCGGTCTCAGCGTGA
- a CDS encoding phage tail tube protein yields MALDATIALGAESAYGTPATEYRGYEGKADSWKTSREFLESVGFRAGLQTARADRRRIVDMGGEGELECDVLDAGMGELFAAAFDVHTTSTDAGSTVHNFHTASVANGRSFTAEMVRPKTDGGVVAFRHKGCVATGFELTQEVDSPLALTVSFDFRTVEHGGTPAVAEYPKESFPYDWTVGMVEVKSAAGPWTTLPVTKWELSAELGLKTDRRFVRANQLKDKPVRAEVPTYEGGFEAEFTGATLALYEAFTAGNLLSLRITYTGRTADTDGTRSALTITAPAIQFTGESPESSVDEVTTIALPFKVLDPGSADAITVTITEPA; encoded by the coding sequence TTGGCGCTTGACGCCACCATCGCACTTGGCGCCGAATCCGCTTACGGCACACCGGCCACCGAGTATCGCGGCTATGAGGGCAAAGCGGACTCCTGGAAGACCTCCCGGGAGTTCCTCGAATCCGTGGGATTCCGGGCCGGTCTCCAGACCGCCCGCGCGGACCGGCGCCGCATCGTGGACATGGGCGGTGAGGGCGAACTCGAATGCGACGTGCTCGACGCGGGCATGGGCGAGCTGTTCGCCGCTGCGTTTGACGTGCACACCACAAGCACCGATGCCGGGTCGACCGTCCACAACTTCCACACCGCCAGCGTCGCCAACGGCCGCAGCTTCACCGCCGAGATGGTTCGCCCCAAGACCGACGGGGGCGTGGTCGCGTTCCGGCACAAGGGATGCGTGGCGACCGGGTTCGAGCTGACACAGGAAGTGGACTCCCCGCTCGCCCTAACGGTGTCGTTCGACTTCCGCACCGTCGAGCACGGCGGCACCCCTGCGGTCGCCGAGTACCCGAAGGAGTCGTTCCCCTACGACTGGACCGTGGGCATGGTCGAGGTCAAATCCGCGGCCGGTCCTTGGACCACGCTTCCGGTCACCAAGTGGGAGCTGTCCGCCGAACTCGGCCTCAAGACAGACCGCCGGTTCGTCCGCGCCAACCAGCTCAAGGACAAGCCTGTCCGCGCCGAGGTCCCCACCTACGAGGGCGGGTTCGAGGCCGAGTTCACCGGCGCCACCCTGGCCCTGTACGAGGCGTTCACGGCCGGGAACCTGCTGTCGTTGCGCATCACCTACACCGGCCGCACCGCCGACACCGACGGCACCCGCTCCGCCCTGACGATCACGGCGCCCGCGATCCAGTTCACCGGCGAGTCCCCGGAGTCCTCTGTGGACGAGGTGACCACGATTGCGCTGCCGTTCAAGGTCCTCGACCCCGGTAGCGCCGACGCGATCACCGTCACCATCACCGAGCCCGCCTAG
- a CDS encoding HNH endonuclease, translating to MTCPRVVDQPGLARCSRCGGDYRRRAGDGAHRALRRWVDRAGGAACALCGRWRGAAAVDVDHVVPLRDGGLDVPDNVRALCRPCHAVKTAEENAVRVLASGC from the coding sequence ATGACCTGTCCCCGCGTGGTTGACCAGCCCGGCCTTGCTCGGTGCTCGCGCTGTGGAGGGGACTACCGGCGCCGCGCTGGCGACGGTGCGCACCGTGCACTGCGGCGGTGGGTGGACCGGGCAGGGGGTGCTGCGTGTGCGCTCTGTGGTCGTTGGCGCGGAGCTGCTGCCGTGGACGTCGACCACGTCGTGCCGCTGCGTGACGGGGGCCTGGACGTGCCCGACAACGTGCGGGCGCTGTGTCGGCCCTGCCACGCGGTGAAGACGGCCGAGGAGAACGCGGTGCGCGTCCTCGCGTCGGGCTGTTGA
- a CDS encoding phage tail family protein encodes MSTPVPLDDWTMQYRGLLIGGPGSPYSLAAVDGLIGGVGVRTADRATRARHGETPGTDTLTARVVTLTVEVLGETGTEFSAALDDLTRAFALTAPDAPMTFRFPGVAGGGTRMLTARVRGLAAPVDVPFSRYLARVTVQLYAADPRITDTTVSRLSVPLPDPDAPGGGIHTPLRPPLLFGRPGPRGTFTVANGGTFPVRPLLRVRGPVADPQVTNLDTGQRITFATTLLLGEWLDIDTDTHEVLLNSVAPRFVVHGRDNAWPECGPGLTRLAFAGYRLDPGAAGDGSELTCEWRSAWV; translated from the coding sequence GTGTCCACACCCGTCCCCCTGGACGACTGGACCATGCAGTACCGGGGCCTGCTCATCGGCGGCCCCGGGTCCCCGTACTCCCTGGCCGCCGTTGACGGGCTCATCGGGGGCGTGGGGGTGCGTACCGCCGACCGCGCCACCCGCGCCCGGCACGGCGAGACCCCCGGCACCGACACCCTCACCGCCCGGGTGGTCACGCTGACCGTGGAGGTCCTCGGCGAGACGGGCACGGAGTTCTCCGCCGCCCTCGACGACCTGACCCGAGCGTTCGCTCTCACCGCCCCCGACGCTCCGATGACCTTCCGGTTCCCCGGGGTCGCCGGGGGCGGCACCCGGATGCTCACCGCCCGGGTGCGCGGGCTGGCCGCGCCGGTCGACGTGCCGTTCTCCCGGTACCTGGCGCGGGTGACGGTCCAGCTCTACGCCGCCGACCCCCGGATCACCGACACCACGGTGTCGCGGTTGTCGGTGCCCCTCCCCGACCCCGACGCCCCCGGGGGCGGCATCCACACGCCGCTGCGCCCACCGCTGCTGTTCGGCCGCCCCGGGCCGCGCGGGACGTTCACCGTCGCCAACGGGGGCACCTTTCCCGTGCGGCCCCTGCTGCGCGTGCGCGGCCCGGTCGCCGACCCGCAGGTGACCAACCTCGACACCGGGCAGCGGATCACCTTCGCCACCACGCTCCTGCTGGGCGAGTGGCTCGACATCGACACCGACACCCACGAGGTCCTGCTCAACTCCGTTGCCCCGCGGTTTGTGGTCCACGGCCGCGACAACGCGTGGCCGGAATGCGGTCCGGGTCTGACCCGGTTGGCGTTCGCCGGTTACCGGCTCGATCCCGGCGCGGCCGGGGACGGATCGGAGCTGACATGCGAATGGCGTTCCGCGTGGGTGTGA
- a CDS encoding terminase large subunit domain-containing protein: MIGSRTRAPATEGHRVARFIGHLTLGGSYLGRPFRLLAWQLSFLLAAYVLLPDGRRKHRTVILGVARKNGKTQISAAIGLYHLCADTRDAAPEVVCAANTREQAKLLFREAARMVRASPLLADICTVQRDQIICHTTGGRFIAVSADAGVQQGLNPSCVIVDEYAQAKSSDLFDALTLGSAQRNEPLFLVISTAGPLPDGPFARLVEHGHRVMSGETDDPSLYLAWYGVQPGEQVDHTDPAVWQRCNPSWELMRHGDFADACKRTPEAAFRMYRLNAFVRGGTSWLPYGAWDALARPERRFRPGDDIVVAVDAAWRNDSTAILGVRLADLHVEVLAHWEAPDGDTHWRTPVHAVMDRIREVCRTYHVREVACDPAWFSVQLQTLTDEGLPMVEFPNSVARMVPATQQAYAAIVDGLISHNGNATPADTALARHLGNCVIKADGRGERITKESPTSRRHIDLAVAAVMALHRARLWREDVLSSSDGFLVNADPWGDEEDESW; the protein is encoded by the coding sequence GTGATCGGCTCGCGTACTCGCGCGCCCGCAACCGAGGGACACCGGGTCGCCCGGTTCATCGGACACTTGACCCTCGGCGGTTCCTACCTCGGCCGTCCGTTCCGGCTTCTCGCCTGGCAGCTGTCGTTCCTGCTCGCCGCGTACGTGCTGCTGCCCGACGGGCGCCGAAAGCACCGGACCGTGATCCTCGGTGTGGCACGGAAGAACGGCAAGACGCAGATCTCGGCCGCGATCGGCCTGTATCACCTGTGCGCCGACACCCGAGACGCCGCACCGGAAGTGGTGTGTGCCGCGAACACTCGGGAGCAAGCGAAGTTGCTGTTCCGCGAGGCCGCGCGCATGGTTCGCGCGTCGCCGCTGCTGGCGGACATCTGCACCGTCCAACGTGATCAGATCATCTGCCACACCACCGGCGGCCGGTTCATCGCGGTGTCCGCCGACGCGGGAGTCCAACAGGGACTCAACCCGTCGTGCGTGATCGTGGACGAGTACGCGCAGGCCAAGTCCAGTGACCTGTTCGACGCGCTCACCCTCGGGTCGGCGCAACGCAACGAGCCGCTGTTCCTGGTGATCAGCACGGCCGGTCCGCTGCCGGACGGGCCGTTCGCGCGGCTGGTCGAGCACGGCCACCGCGTGATGTCCGGCGAGACCGACGACCCGTCGCTGTACCTGGCGTGGTACGGGGTCCAGCCGGGCGAACAGGTGGATCACACCGACCCGGCCGTGTGGCAGCGCTGCAACCCCTCGTGGGAGCTGATGCGACACGGCGACTTCGCCGACGCGTGCAAGCGCACCCCCGAGGCCGCGTTCCGCATGTACCGGTTGAACGCGTTCGTGCGCGGCGGCACCTCGTGGTTGCCCTACGGCGCGTGGGACGCGCTCGCCCGCCCCGAGCGCAGGTTCCGGCCCGGGGACGACATCGTGGTGGCCGTGGATGCCGCGTGGCGCAACGACTCCACCGCGATCCTCGGCGTGCGCCTGGCCGACCTGCACGTGGAAGTGCTCGCCCACTGGGAGGCCCCCGACGGCGATACCCATTGGCGCACGCCGGTTCACGCCGTCATGGACCGCATCCGAGAAGTCTGCCGCACCTACCACGTGCGTGAGGTCGCGTGCGACCCCGCGTGGTTCTCCGTGCAACTCCAGACCCTCACCGATGAGGGCCTCCCGATGGTGGAGTTCCCCAACAGCGTTGCCCGCATGGTGCCTGCGACGCAGCAGGCGTACGCCGCGATCGTGGACGGTCTGATCTCCCACAACGGCAACGCCACCCCCGCGGACACGGCGCTCGCCCGGCACCTGGGCAACTGCGTGATCAAGGCCGACGGGCGCGGCGAGCGGATCACCAAGGAATCCCCCACCAGCCGCCGACACATCGACTTGGCGGTGGCGGCCGTGATGGCGCTGCACCGCGCCCGGCTCTGGCGCGAGGACGTTCTCTCGTCCTCGGACGGGTTCCTGGTGAACGCGGACCCGTGGGGCGACGAGGAAGACGAATCGTGGTGA